In one Zymoseptoria tritici IPO323 chromosome 10, whole genome shotgun sequence genomic region, the following are encoded:
- the MgAGL7 gene encoding putative alpha-glucosidase (Alpha-Glucosidase (Signal P secreted) (Glycosyl hydrolase Family 31)), whose product MISQLFVGAALAVTASSRALSVRQSSSDVSPGYSASNVEMTAFGLTADLTLAGPATNTYGNDIENLKLTVNYDTEKRLHVKIEDAPTIAYQVPISVFPTPDNSSSVSADASELNFTWEESPFSFRVIRKANSDILFDSSASELVFQDQYLRLRTALPANPNLYGLGEHTDPFRLNATNYTRTMWSRDSYGVPPGTNLYGNHPIYFDHRGANGTHGVFLLSSSGMDVKINQSETGEQYLEYNLMSGVLDLYFMAGPTPTEVSKQYAEIAGLPAMMPYWGFGLHQCRYGYRDYLGVAEVVANYSVAGIPLETMWTDIDYMYERYIMTTDPDRYPIARVRDIVDYLHDHDQHYVVMVDPAVRSFDNLTYTTFTDARDDGLFLYKNDDIFKGVVWPGVTAFPDWFHPKTQDYWTNEFLQFFNADTGVDIDALWIDMNEAANFNHFGDDVDKTAAESGFPPSRPALRSQPRQIPGFPSEFQPGAQPYPADDLAYAPPWLAPASNPNDVAKHLLAPPYQIKNANTQQALGGLSNSTLDTDIVHYDGHVELDVHNLYGSMMSTACRTAMLARRPARRPLIITRSTFAGAGTQVGKWLGDNLSTWEQYRFSIAGMLNFAALFQMPMVGSDICGFGANTTETLCARWATLGAFYTFMRNHNGDTSIPQEFYLWDTVAEAARSALDIRYRLLDYIYTALHKQTKTGTPVANPMFFIYPNDTNTFGTQLQFFYGESILVSPVTEENSTSVDIYLPDDRFYAWGSWDVVEGKGEAVTLNDIGFTEIPLHVRGGSVLPVRAGSGMTTTSTRKFPFNIIIAPGRDGKASGSLYLDDGDSIEQAATSEITFIFEDGLLSIGGTFGYTDEEFRISGVTLLGCESARGAPAYQHHNGKKRDAESWTAVADGAWSEDLGKGVRTAQLDEVLTGEFSMHL is encoded by the exons ATGATCTCTCAGCTTTTCGTGGGAGCTGCTTTGGCGGTGACTGCCTCCTCAAGAGCATTGAGTGTCAGACAATCCTCCTCCGATGTCTCGCCAGGATACTCCGCTAGCAATGTCGAGATGACCGCATTTGGTCTGACGGCAGACTTGACTCTTGCTGGTCCAGCGACCAACACTTACGGCAACGATATCGAGAACCTCAAGCTGACTGTGAATTACGATACTG AGAAAAGGCTACACGTGAAGATCGAGGATGCTCCAACGATTGCTTACCAGGTTCCCATCTCCGTCTTTCCAACTCCGGACAACTCCAGCTCGGTCTCAGCCGATGCTTCGGAATTGAACTTCACATGGGAAGAGTCTCCTTTCAGCTTCCGCGTGATTCGCAAGGCCAACTCGGACATCCTGTTCGACTCCTCCGCTTCGGAACTTGTGTTCCAGGACCAGTACCTCCGCCTTCGCACTGCGCTGCCAGCGAATCCTAACTTGTACGGTTTGGGAGAGCACACGGATCCATTCCGATTGAACGCCACGAATTATACCCGAACCATGTGGTCCCGCGACAGTTACGGTGTTCCTCCGGGTACGAACTTGTACGGCAACCACCCGATCTACTTCGACCACAGAGGCGCCAACGGAACGCATGGTGTGTTCCTGCTTTCTAGTTCCGGCATGGATGTCAAGATCAATCAGAGTGAGACCGGAGAGCAATACTTGGAGTACAACCTCATGTCTGGCGTGCTCGACTTGTATTTCATGGCCGGTCCAACTCCCACAGAAGTCTCAAAACAATACGCTGAAATTGCGGGTCTGCCAGCAATGATGCCATACTGGGGATTCGGTCTTCATCAGTGCAG ATACGGATATCGCGACTATCTTGGTGTCGCAGAGGTCGTTGCCAATTACTCGGTTGCTGGCATTCCTCTTGAAACAATGTGGACTGATATCGAT TACATGTACGAACGCTACATCATGACGACCGATCCAGACA GATATCCCATTGCACGAGTCCGAGACATTGTTGATTATCTTCACGACCACGATCAACACTACGTCGTCATGGTCGATCCGGCGGTAAGATCT TTCGACAATCTCACATACACCACGTTCACCGATGCTCGCGATGATGGGCTCTTCTTGTATAAGAATGATGACATCTTCAAGGGAGTCGTCTGGCCTGGAGTCACGGCCTTCCCA GACTGGTTCCACCCAAAAACGCAGGACTACTGGACCAACGAGTTCCTACAGTTCTTCAACGCTGACACTGGAGTCGATATTGACGCTCTC TGGATTGACATGAACGAGGCCGCAAACTTCAATCACTTTGGTGACGATGTGGACAAGACGGCCGCCGAATCCGGCTTTCCGCCTTCCCGACCAGCCCTGAGATCCCAGCCAAGGCAAATACCAGGCTTTCCATCTGAGTTCCAGCCTGGCGCACAGCCTTACCCAGCAGACGACCTCGCTTATGCTCCTCCATGGCTCGCACCAGCGAGCAATCCGAATGATGTCGCCAAGC ATCTGCTCGCACCGCCGTACCAGATCAAGAATGCCAACACTCAGCAAGCCCTCGGAGGACTCTCGAACTCTACACTTGATACGGATATCGTGCATTATGACGGACATGTGGAGCTTGATGTTCACAACCTTTATGGCAGCATGATGAGCACAGCATGCCGAACAGCTATGCTAGCTCGTCGACCAGCGAGACGTCCACTAATCATCACCCGCTCGACTTTTGCAGGTGCCGGTACCCAGGTGGGAAAATGGTTGGGCGACAACCTTTCCACATGGGAGCAATATCGTTTCTCGATCGCAGGCATGCTTAACTTTGCCGCTCTCTTCCAAATGCCTATGGTTGGTAGCGACATCTGCGGCTTCGGCGCAAACACCACCGAGACTCTCTGCGCACGATGGGCTACCCTTGGAGCTTTCTACACATTTATGCGCAACCACAACGGTGACACCTCAATCCCGCAGGAGTTCTATTTGTGGGACACCGTGGCCGAAGCCGCTCGCAGCGCGCTCGACATTCGCTACCGTCTGCTCGACTACATTTACACTGCTTTGCACAAGCAGACCAAGACTGGGACACCCGTGGCCAACCCGATGTTCTTCATCTACCCCAACGACACCAACACTTTCGGCACCCAACTTCAGTTCTTCTACGGAGAGTCGATCTTGGTTTCCCCAGTCACAGAGGAGAACTCCACAAGCGTCGACATCTACCTACCTGACGATCGCTTCTATGCGTGGGGTTCGTGGGACGTCGTCGAAGGTAAAGGCGAGGCGGTTACGCTGAATGACATTGGCTTTACCGAAATTCCTCTCCATGTCCGCGGAGGCAGCGTTCTTCCCGTCCGAGCGGGATCTGGCATGACCACAACATCCACTCGCAAGTTCCCcttcaacatcatcatcgcaCCAGGAAGAGACGGAAAAGCGTCGGGCTCGctatacctcgacgatggCGACAGTATCGAGCAGGCTGCTACTTCGGAAATCACTTTCATATTTGAGGACGGCTTGCTCTCTATCGGAGGAACGTTTGGCTATACCGATGAAGAGTTTCGCATCTCTGGAGTTACTCTTCTCGGATGCGAGAGCGCCAGAGGAGCACCGGCGTATCAGCACCACAatgggaagaagagggatGCTGAGTCGTGGACCGCGGTCGCTGACGGTGCTTGGTCGGAGGACCTTGGGAAGGGCGTAAGAACTGCGCAATTGGACGAGGTTTTGACGGGTGAGTTCTCCATGCACTTATAG